The nucleotide sequence TGTCTTCATCCGAAACTTTGTTGGTGCTGGAATTTGTCATTAGCCTTGCACACACCTTCCATccactcctcttcttcctcactaTGTTCTGATCAGTACTGCAACCCATGCTCATGTTCTCTGATCCTGATGACGAACCCCATGAATAGCAAGAACTCATTGGCTCATCACTGTCCACAATTGTTGATGATGAACCTCCAGTAGTTGTCATCTCCTCCTCCCCCATCTCCTGAATTTGTGGGATCAAGAAGTCTGGACCTAGCTGTAGGGTCTTGCATGTCCTTAAGTATGGTGATAGATCCTTGTAGTGTTTCAGCACAAATTCCACCTACACACATTATTATTGGTAATTCATTCATTCACATCTTAATTAAATCACaatttaatcaaattatttaacgattctCAACTATTAACTTCATGTAAAGACAACTGCATGTGAATTTTGACTATATACAAACCCTAACAAAGTGCAAATACATAAATACAATTAggtaaaaactcaggtgcagttgaGAGTcgttgactgatttgactaaattgttATCTAATAactttcaactatcaactttacaCGAAGATAACTGCAACTGAGTTTTGTAGGGTACCTTGCATGAAAGAGAGCAATGAATAAAAGGCTCTTGAAGGCTACGGTCACAGGAAGTGCAGTAATTGCCGGAGGATTTGAATTGGCGGTTCTGAGGCCTGTTCTTGATGAAGACAACTTTGGCGCTGTTAATGGTGTAAGGTTGGACGTTGGAGCAGTCAATGAGTTTCTGAAGATCTTCTAATCTGACGACGTCATGGTAAACGTAACGGCGAACCTGAAGAAGCCTATGGAAGCGGTGAGAAGGGAAGCAGTGTGGACATATGCTTATGCAGCAATCCAAGCAGCACACGTTCTTCTCGTTCTTCTTCGCCTTCTCATGGTACGAACATCCCACAAAGAACTTCTCTCTGTATagtgcttccaaccatgcaggcTTGTATCCCTATTCAATTCAACACATATCTCATTAATTCAAACTATATATTACAGTTCCAATGAAAACTCCAGTACAGTTGCCTTCACGTGAAGTTTATAATTAAGAATCGTcagatgataatttagtcaaacttGTCAAATCATCTGACTATTCTTAAATATCAGGTTCACATGAAGATAACTGCACGTGAATTTACACTTACAATTCAATTACTAATTAACAAGATAGGGATGGAGAATTATTCACACTACCATGATCATCAAATTATAAGGTGTGTGATCAGAAAGATAGAGGACAAAGAGAAGGAGGTGAGCAGCAGTGAGATAAAGAGGTATTTATGGAGTGGAGGTTCACAAGAGATTCATTTTTATATTTATAGGGTAAATAATAAGAGGCTTATTATGATATGATatcataaattaaagaaacaattAAGGTAAGAAATTAGGGGGAACGTGGGCGCTGTTTCTGTGTCTCCCATTCTctctaaaaattaattaaactattAATACTATTCTCTCTGCTCTCATCTCCTTGGCTTAAGAGCTCTATTCCTAAACAAATTAAACACTATTCTCTCTCCCTAAACA is from Arachis ipaensis cultivar K30076 chromosome B01, Araip1.1, whole genome shotgun sequence and encodes:
- the LOC107640712 gene encoding uncharacterized protein LOC107640712 — translated: MIMGYKPAWLEALYREKFFVGCSYHEKAKKNEKNVCCLDCCISICPHCFPSHRFHRLLQVRRYVYHDVVRLEDLQKLIDCSNVQPYTINSAKVVFIKNRPQNRQFKSSGNYCTSCDRSLQEPFIHCSLSCKVEFVLKHYKDLSPYLRTCKTLQLGPDFLIPQIQEMGEEEMTTTGGSSSTIVDSDEPMSSCYSWGSSSGSENMSMGCSTDQNIVRKKRSGWKVCARLMTNSSTNKVSDEDMATSISRRKGIPHRSPLC